One stretch of Bombus pascuorum chromosome 14, iyBomPasc1.1, whole genome shotgun sequence DNA includes these proteins:
- the LOC132914126 gene encoding uncharacterized protein LOC132914126, with protein MDMKDNQEIDVYGAGEGYPSTGAGVGGQAGPTASLASDRGRVGVGHRAPIRVNASGEEMEDVAMEETREGGPPARTKANNIEAAKNRGRSAERKAERAGPEDRRRSNSRGGKPTPTPSHAPLAVPSTPLPTAAEHNGNMFQTFKIPKNVRDKVKAQDGHRSIDGSIEPSQMRKESTSEGRSEDEESMASVTWRGKKRKITKVTPEVSDRMRNVIQGSSPRDVDAEVRRHQAEVLKVAATSSNLKGTYVKTLKDAVEYTVAAWSHQTTTSRVPDFLEERKKREALEREVESLKRRNEELEQRINRFLKGTAETAAPSPTEAQAPRSSGRAKDDIASEIEMLKKSISSLGPSLLGTLREELREALRGTSLPRQATGGNISGDKERTTMPRTAGPKPPQQSPQSSQPSQQQAGQGQETDGEWRTMVSRKARRKAREQRRKEAGHGAPLPIAPQTNRTRSAVGPAGQPPRTTPAALGGGERRREGNGEKKAGAQPAKRTYATVAGRAGSAVVRPALRPPPTSSAVTLTLREGAPKTYEEILAEARRDKTLQKCGLEYVRTRKAATGAMVINIPDDAGMSKATQLASRLAGVLDPSTVRVSVPVPTAEIKLVGVDISLNEEELLEELSRAADCQPRDVRAWSAGTSRSGMGIFYAKCPVAGARKLAQAGRVTLGWTRAKVIALPRRPLQCFRCLEVGHMAAMCVSPVRRTHLCFRCGEEGHRARNCTAASPRCPICEAKGAPSKHRMGSAACKPPEVGPSGRRRARRTAMAKAAEATATTTSKGVTGAAEQASLSGNPPVGGKDSTIGCNLGRAGRAQDLLYQSIRESRTDVAVVAEPYNIPASPQWAGDLSGWVAITWPCTSGVSGRIAERGNGFVAVEWTDLVVVGVYISPNCDIRAFEDLLDEMGECVRRLLPRQVLVLGDFNAHSTTWGNDRTTTRGRELADWAAGLGLVLVNRGSESTYVGRRGASVIDLTWATQRLHPRIRNWRVAVEMETLADHLYVLMDIEPAKRSTSGDNNNNVEGRTSSRPGLPPPRRWKLKERDGDMLRATATVAAWCWDAKRNKNRGNVDGEAQELGEWMRRACDASMPRTSAGSRRDNSSVYWWSREIADLRDDCHRARRLLARARRRGRNRNEEEILERYRAHREARMALQRAIKEAKEASWKRLLESVESDPWGRPYKTVLRKLRPAAPPITENMDRELLARVIDTLFPRPEEEGGEEEEDSPRRHEDTEQAPPEERGCTRSGGGVPAMDQPGAHITREELEAATKKMAAKDVAPGPDGIPGRVWAETMDIMAPRLLHLYNRCLREGAYPRAWKVARLVLLRKEGRPPESPSAYRPICLLDEVGKLFERVIASRLGAHMESRVPGWHDNQFGFRRGRSTIDAIRRLREGVERVVAREGIAIAVSLDITNAFNSIPWSKIREALRFFEVPGYLRRIIGAYLRERWITYRSTEGEERRAVERGVPQGSVLGPMLWITAYDYVLRTPMPGSTGLICYADDTLVVAGGRWWYETAEAATEATRRAARAIGELGLKVAAAKTEALGFYDGRRRGPPPDGLTIDVDGVGVRVGSQLRYLGLIIDDQWSFEPHFESLAPKVAAAANALCGILPNIGGAGRGVRRLYDGVVRARAMYGAPIWARDLAASRRSQALLRAVQRTTALRIARGYRTVSHASATVLAASPPYALQALALQKVYGATRVRDGDRDEDPLQVRKEIEEETWERWRLLLEKEARKTSHRAVDAVLPVWDRWKEARGVPLTYRLTQVLTGHGVFGEFLKKIRKEVTNICHHCGEAEDNAQHTLQHCPAWAMQRHTLTVKIGDDLSPRRIVEALLRSRSDYEAVRDFCEQIMLAKERAERLRVRAEHPARIRRERSGRNGGRPPSPPTDTETTRGR; from the exons atggatATGAAGGATAACCAAGAAATCgacgtttacggtgcaggggagggataccccagtaccggcgcaggaGTGGGTGGTCAAGCGGGCCCCACTGCGTCGTTAGCTAGCGACCGTGGCCGTGTGGGGGTGGGCCACCGGGCCCCCATACGCGTAAACGCGTCCggtgaagaaatggaagacgTCGCGATGGAGGAGACCCGCGAGGGTGGGCCTCCCGCAAGGACAAAAGCGAACAACATCGAAGCGGCAAAGAACCGCGGAAGAAGCGCGGAGAGAAAAGCGGAGAGGGCGGGACCCGAGGACAGGAGAAGAAGCAACAGCCGGGGAGGGAAACCGACACCGACGCCGTCGCACGCCCCGCTCGCGGTCCCGTCAACCCCGCTTCCAACCGCAGCGGAGCACAACGGCAACATGTTCCAGACGTTCAAAATCCCCAAGAACGTCAGGGACAAAGTGAAAGCGCAAGATGGGCACAGGTCCATAGACGGCTCGATAGAGCCGTCTCAGATGAGAAAGGAGTCGACCTCGGAAGGCAGATCGGAGGACGAGGAGTCAATGGCCTCGGTCACCTGGAGGggcaagaagagaaaaataacgaaagtgaCTCCAGAGGTGTCGGACCGAATGAGGAACGTTATCCAAGGGTCCTCACCGAGAGACGTGGACGCCGAAGTACGGCGACATCAGGCCGAGGTCCTGAAGGTGGCGGCGACGTCCTCCAACCTCAAGGGGACGTACGTCAAAACCCTCAAGGACGCGGTCGAGTACACCGTCGCGGCATGGTCCCACCAAACAACCACCTCCCGGGTGCCAGACTTcctggaagaaaggaagaagagggaggCGCTGGAAAGAGAGGTGGAAAGCCTGAAGAGGAGGAACGAGGAGTTGGAACAAAGGATAAATAGGTTCCTGAAAGGCACGGCCGAGACAGCGGCGCCGTCCCCGACGGAGGCGCAGGCTCCCCGGAGCAGCGGGAGGGCCAAGGACGACATCGCATCGGAAATAGAGATGCTAAAGAAGTCGATAAGCAGCCTCGGCCCATCCCTGTTGGGGACCCTGAGGGAAGAGCTCAGGGAAGCCCTCAGGGGAACGAGCCTGCCGAGACAAGCGACAGGAGGGAATATCAGCGGCGACAAAGAGCGGACGACGATGCCGCGGACGGCGGGCCCGAAGCCTCCCCAACAATCCCCGCAATCCTCCCAACCCTCTCAACAGCAAGCGGGACAGGGACAGGAGACGGACGGGGAATGGAGGACCATGGTCTCGCGGAAGGCGAGACGGAAGGCCAGGGAacagaggaggaaagaagcgGGCCACGGCGCCCCCCTCCCCATAGCGCCACAAACAAACAGGACGAGATCGGCGGTGGGACCAGCCGGGCAACCGCCAAGGACGACCCCGGCCGCATTAGGTGGAGGGGAAAGGAGGAGAGAAGGAAACGGAGAGAAGAAGGCAGGAGCCCAACCGGCGAAACGGACGTACGCGACGGTGGCGGGCAGGGCGGGATCGGCGGTCGTGCGGCCAGCACTCCGACCCCCCCCAACGTCATCGGCGGTAACGCTCACGCTGAGGGAAGGGGCTCCGAAGACGTACGAGGAGATCCTGGCGGAGGCGAGACGGGACAAGACCCTCCAGAAATGCGGACTGGAGTACGTCCGAACGAGAAAGGCGGCGACCGGGGCCATGGTGATCAATATCCCGGACGACGCCGGCATGAGCAAGGCCACGCAGTTGGCGTCGCGATTAGCCGGGGTATTGGACCCCTCCACCGTCAGAGTATCAGTCCCGGTACCGACGGCCGAGATCAAATTGGTGGGGGTCGACATATCCCTGAACGAGGAGGAACTGCTGGAGGAGCTGTCCAGGGCGGCGGACTGCCAGCCCCGCGACGTCAGAGCATGGAGCGCGGGAACATCTAGAAGCGGCATGGGGATATTCTACGCCAAGTGCCCCGTGGCCGGAGCCCGTAAACTGGCTCAAGCGGGGAGGGTCACACTGGGGTGGACCAGGGCAAAGGTGATCGCACTCCCCAGGAGACCGCTCCAGTGTTTCCGATGCCTGGAGGTGGGCCACATGGCGGCGATGTGCGTCTCCCCGGTGAGAAGAACCCACCTGTGTTTCCGGTGCGGAGAAGAGGGGCACAGGGCGAGGAACTGCACGGCCGCATCGCCGAGGTGCCCCATCTGCGAGGCAAAAGGAGCCCCGTCAAAACACAGGATGGGAAGCGCGGCGTGCAAACCACCGGAGGTAGGACCATCCGGAAGGAGAAGGGCGCGGAGAACGGCGATGGCCAAGGCAGCAGAGGCCACGGCGACAACCACGAGCAAGGGCGTCACCGGAGCCGCGGAGCAGGCCAGCCTGTCGGGCAACCCACCAGTCGGAGGGAAGGATAGCACCATCGGA TGTAACTTGGGCAGAGCCGGAAGGGCCCAGGACCTGCTCTACCAGTCCATCCGGGAGAGCAGGACCGAcgtggcggtggtggcggaGCCGTACAACATCCCCGCATCCCCCCAATGGGCGGGAGATCTAAGCGGATGGGTCGCCATCACTTGGCCGTGTACCTCGGGAGTCTCCGGGCGAATCGCGGAAAGAGGCAACGGGTTCGTGGCGGTCGAATGGACGGACCTCGTGGTGGTGGGGGTATACATCTCTCCCAACTGCGACATCCGGGCGTTCGAGGACCTACTGGACGAGATGGGAGAGTGCGTAAGGAGGCTTCTCCCCCGACAGGTGCTCGTACTGGGGGACTTCAACGCCCACTCCACGACGTGGGGCAACGACAGAACCACCACGAGAGGCAGAGAACTGGCGGACTGGGCCGCGGGTCTCGGTCTCGTGCTGGTCAACAGAGGCTCGGAGTCCACATACGTGGGGCGGAGAGGAGCGTCGGTCATAGATCTGACGTGGGCGACGCAGAGGCTCCACCCCAGAATAAGGAACTGGCGGGTGGCCGTAGAGATGGAAACGCTAGCGGACCACCTCTACGTGCTAATGGACATCGAACCCGCCAAGAGAAGCACGAGCGgcgacaacaacaacaacgtcGAGGGAAGGACATCGAGCCGCCCGGGGCTGCCCCCTCCTCGCCGATGGAAACTGAAGGAGAGGGACGGGGACATGCTTCGGGCAACGGCCACCGTAGCGGCTTGGTGCTGGGACGCGAAGAGGAACAAGAACCGAGGCAACGTGGACGGGGAGGCGCAGGAATTGGGAGAATGGATGAGGAGAGCCTGCGACGCCTCCATGCCGCGAACCAGCGCCGGGTCTAGGCGCGACAACAGCAGCGTCTACTGGTGGTCGCGGGAGATCGCGGACCTGCGAGACGACTGCCACAGAGCCCGCAGGCTTCTCGCTAGGGCGAGAAGAAGAGGGCGGAACCGCAACGAAGAGGAGATCCTCGAGAGGTACAGGGCCCACAGAGAAGCCAGAATGGCCCTGCAAAGGGCCATAAAGGAAGCGAAAGAGGCGTCGTGGAAACGGCTGTTGGAATCCGTGGAATCCGATCCATGGGGAAGACCGTACAAGACGGTGCTGAGGAAACTCAGGCCGGCGGCTCCCCCGATAACCGAGAACATGGATCGGGAACTACTAGCACGGGTGATCGACACGCTGTTCCCACGaccggaagaagaaggaggcgaagaggaggaagactcCCCGAGGCGCCACGAGGATACGGAACAGGCCCCTCCAGAGGAGAGGGGATGCACTCGGAGCGGCGGCGGCGTACCGGCGATGGATCAACCCGGAGCGCACATAACGAGGGAGGAACTGGAAGCAGCCACCAAGAAGATGGCTGCCAAGGACGTGGCGCCGGGGCCGGACGGAATCCCAGGGCGGGTGTGGGCGGAGACCATGGACATCATGGCCCCCCGCCTGCTGCATCTGTACAACAGGTGCCTGAGGGAAGGCGCATACCCCCGGGCGTGGAAGGTGGCGAGGCTGGTGCTGCTGAGGAAGGAGGGTCGACCGCCGGAGTCCCCATCGGCGTACAGGCCGATATGCCTCCTGGACGAGGTGGGCAAGCTCTTCGAGAGAGTAATCGCCTCCCGTCTGGGGGCGCACATGGAGTCCAGGGTACCAGGCTGGCACGACAACCAGTTCGGGTTCCGTCGTGGGAGGTCCACCATCGACGCGATCCGCAGATTGAGAGAGGGGGTGGAGAGAGTGGTGGCTCGAGAAGGGATCGCGATAGCGGTCTCCCTGGACATCACCAACGCCTTCAACTCGATCCCGTGGAGCAAGATCAGAGAGGCCCTGCGATTCTTCGAGGTTCCGGGGTACCTCCGGAGGATAATCGGGGCATACCTCCGGGAGAGGTGGATAACGTACAGATCCACGGagggagaggagagaagagcgGTGGAGCGCGGAGTGCCGCAGGGCTCGGTCCTGGGACCGATGCTGTGGATAACCGCCTACGACTACGTGCTCCGCACCCCGATGCCCGGAAGCACGGGACTGATTTGCTACGCGGACGACACCCTGGTCGTGGCAGGAGGGCGCTGGTGGTACGAGACGGCGGAGGCTGCCACGGAGGCCACCCGGCGAGCGGCGAGGGCCATCGGAGAACTGGGGCTGAAGGTCGCCGCGGCCAAGACGGAGGCGCTCGGGTTCTACGACGGAAGACGCAGAGGACCGCCCCCGGATGGACTGACGATCGACGTGGACGGGGTAGGGGTCCGGGTGGGGAGCCAACTGAGGTACCTTGGCCTCATCATCGACGACCAATGGTCGTTCGAGCCCCACTTCGAGAGCCTCGCCCCAAAGGTGGCGGCAGCGGCCAACGCCCTGTGCGGCATCCTCCCGAACATCGGAGGCGCCGGGAGAGGGGTGCGCAGGCTGTACGACGGGGTGGTCAGAGCCCGAGCGATGTACGGTGCGCCCATCTGGGCGAGGGATCTGGCCGCGAGCAGGCGAAGTCAGGCACTCCTGCGGGCGGTTCAACGCACCACCGCTCTGAGGATAGCGAGAGGGTACAGGACGGTGTCGCACGCGTCCGCGACCGTCCTGGCGGCATCCCCTCCATACGCGTTGCAAGCCCTGGCCCTTCAAAAGGTGTACGGAGCCACGAGAGTCAGGGACGGGGATCGAGACGAAGACCCTCTGCAGGTGAGGAAGGAGATAGAAGAGGAGACATGGGAGAGATGGCGGCTCCTACTGGAGAAGGAGGCGAGGAAGACGTCCCACCGCGCGGTAGACGCGGTCCTGCCCGTCTGGGACAGGTGGAAGGAAGCGCGGGGCGTTCCGCTGACCTACAGGCTGACCCAGGTGCTCACCGGGCACGGAGTGTTCGGGGAGTTCCTGAAGAAGATTCGGAAGGAGGTGACCAACATCTGTCACCACTGCGGGGAGGCGGAGGACAACGCCCAGCACACTCTGCAGCACTGCCCCGCGTGGGCCATGCAGAGACACACCCTGACGGTGAAGATCGGGGACGACCTGTCCCCGAGGAGGATCGTGGAGGCGCTGCTACGCAGCCGGTCGGACTACGAGGCAGTGAGGGACTTTTGCGAGCAAATCATGCTCGCGAAGGAGCGGGCGGAGCGGCTCAGGGTCCGAGCCGAGCACCCGGCAAGGATACGACGCGAGAGAAGTGGGCGCAACGGGGGGAGGCCGCCATCTCCCCCAACGGATACGGAAACAACAAGAGGAAGATGA
- the LOC132914125 gene encoding uncharacterized protein LOC132914125, which translates to MDMKDNQEIDVYGAGEGYPSTGAGVGGQAGPTASLASDRGRVGVGHRAPIRVNASGEEMEDVAMEETREGGPPARTKANNIEAAKNRGRSGERKAERAGPEDRRRSNSRGGKPTPTPSHAPLAVPSTPLPTAAEHSGNMFQTFKIPKNVRDKVKAQDGHRSIDGSIESSQMRKESTSEGRSEDEESMASVTWRGKKRKITKVTPEVSDRMRNVIQGSSPRDVDAEVRRHQAEVLKVAATSSNLKGTYVKTLKDAVEYTVAAWSHQTTTSRVPDFLEERKKREALEREVESLKRRNEELEQRIDRFLKGTAETAAPSPTEAQAPRSSGRAKDDIASEIEMLKKSISSLGPSLLGTLREELREALRGTGLLRQATGGNNSGDKERTTMPRTAGPKPPQQPPQSSHPSQQQEGQGQETDGEWRTMVSRKARRKAREQRRKEAGHGAPLPIAPQTNRTRSAVGPAGQPPRTTPAALGGGERRREGNGEKKAGAQPAKRTYATVAGRAGSAVVRPALRPPPTSSAVTLTLRDGAPKTYEEILAEARRDKTLQKCGLEYVRTRKAATGAMVINIPDDAGMSKATQLASRLAGVLDPSTVRVSVPVPTAEIKLVGVDISLNEEELLEELSKAADCQPRDVRAWSAGTSRSGMGIFYAKCPVAGARKLAQAGRVTLGWTRAKVIALPRRPLQCFRCLEVGHMAAMCVSPVRRTHLCFRCGEEGHRARNCTAASPRCPICEAKGAPSKHRMGSAACKPPEVGPPGRRRARRTAMAKAAEATATTTSKGVTGAAEQASLSGNPPVGGKDSTIGCNLGRAGRAQDLLYQSIRESGTDVAVVAEPYNIPASPQWAGDLSGWVAITWPCTSGVSGRVAERGNGFVAVEWTDLVVVGVYISPNCDIRAFEDQLDEMGECVRRLLPRQVLVLGDFNAHSTTWGNDRTTTRGRELADWAAGLGLVLVNRGSESTYVGRRGASVIDLTWATQRLHPRIRNWRVAVEMETLADHLYVLMDIEPAKRSTSGDNNNNVEGRTSSRPGLPPPRRWKLKERDGDMLRATATVAAWCWDAKRNKNRGNVDGEAQELGEWMRRACDASMPRTSAGSRRDNSSVYWWSREIADLRNDCHRARRLLARARRRGRNRNEEEILERYRAHREARMALQRAIKEAKEASWKRLLESVESDPWGRPYKTVLRKLRPAAPPITENMDRELLARVIDTLFPRPEEEGGEEEEDSPRRQEDTEQAPPEERGCTRSGGGGPAMVQPGAHITREELEAATKKMAAKDVAPGPDGIPGRVWAETMDIMAPRLLHLYNRCLREGAYPRAWKVARLVLLRKEGRPPESPSAYRPICLLDEVGKLFERVIASRLGAHMESRVPGWHDNQFGFRRGRSTIDAIRRLREGVERVVAREGIAIAVSLDITNAFNSIPWSKIREALRFFEVPGYLRRIIGAYLRERWITYRSTEGEERRAVERGVPQGSVLGPMLWITAYDYVLRTPMPGSTGLICYADDTLVVAGGRWWYETAEAATEATRRAARAIGELGLKVAPAKTEALGFYDGRRRGPPPDGLTIDVDGVGVRVGSQLRYLGLIIDDQWSFEPHFESLAPKVAAAANALCGILPNIGGAGRAVRRLYDGVVRARAMYGAPIWARDLAASRRSQTLLRAVQRTTALRIARGYRTVSHASATVLAASPPYALQALALQKVYGATRVRDGDRDEDPLQVRKEIEEETWERWRLLLEKEARKTSHRAVDAVLPVWDRWKEARGVPLTYRLTQVLTGHGVFGEFLKKIRKEVTNICHHCGEAEDNAPAHSAALPRVGHAETHPD; encoded by the exons atggatATGAAGGATAACCAAGAAATCgacgtttacggtgcaggggagggataccccagtaccggcgcaggaGTGGGTGGTCAAGCGGGCCCCACTGCGTCGTTAGCTAGCGACCGTGGCCGTGTGGGGGTGGGCCACCGGGCCCCCATACGCGTAAACGCGTCCggtgaagaaatggaagacgTCGCGATGGAGGAGACCCGCGAGGGTGGGCCTCCCGCAAGGACAAAAGCGAACAACATCGAAGCGGCAAAGAACCGCGGAAGAAGCGGGGAGAGAAAAGCGGAGAGGGCGGGACCCGAGGACAGGAGAAGAAGCAACAGCCGGGGAGGGAAACCGACACCGACGCCGTCGCACGCCCCGCTCGCGGTCCCGTCAACCCCGCTTCCAACCGCAGCGGAGCACAGCGGCAACATGTTCCAGACGTTCAAAATCCCCAAGAACGTCAGGGACAAAGTGAAAGCGCAAGATGGGCACAGGTCCATAGACGGCTCGATAGAGTCGTCTCAGATGAGAAAGGAGTCGACCTCGGAAGGCAGATCGGAGGACGAGGAGTCAATGGCCTCGGTCACCTGGAGGggcaagaagagaaaaataacgaaagtgaCTCCAGAGGTGTCGGACCGAATGAGGAACGTTATCCAAGGGTCCTCACCGAGAGACGTGGACGCCGAAGTACGGCGACATCAGGCCGAGGTCCTGAAGGTGGCGGCGACGTCCTCCAACCTCAAGGGGACGTACGTCAAAACCCTCAAGGACGCGGTCGAGTACACCGTCGCGGCATGGTCCCACCAAACAACCACCTCCCGGGTGCCAGACTTcctggaagaaaggaagaagagggaggCGCTGGAAAGAGAGGTGGAAAGCCTGAAGAGGAGGAACGAGGAGTTGGAACAAAGGATAGACAGGTTCCTGAAAGGCACGGCCGAGACAGCGGCGCCGTCCCCGACGGAGGCGCAGGCTCCCCGGAGCAGCGGGAGGGCCAAGGACGACATCGCATCGGAAATAGAGATGCTAAAGAAGTCGATAAGCAGCCTCGGCCCATCCCTGTTGGGGACCCTGAGGGAAGAGCTCAGGGAAGCCCTCAGGGGAACGGGCCTGCTGAGACAAGCGACAGGAGGGAACAACAGCGGCGACAAAGAGCGGACGACGATGCCGCGGACGGCGGGCCCGAAGCCTCCCCAACAACCCCCGCAATCCTCCCATCCCTCTCAACAGCAAGAGGGACAGGGACAGGAGACGGACGGGGAATGGAGGACCATGGTCTCGCGGAAGGCGAGACGGAAGGCCAGGGAacagaggaggaaagaagcgGGCCACGGCGCCCCTCTCCCCATAGCGCCACAAACAAACAGGACGAGATCGGCGGTGGGACCAGCCGGGCAACCGCCAAGGACGACCCCGGCCGCATTAGGTGGAGGGGAAAGGAGGAGAGAAGGAAACGGAGAGAAGAAGGCAGGAGCCCAACCGGCGAAACGGACGTACGCGACGGTGGCGGGCAGGGCGGGATCGGCGGTCGTGCGGCCAGCACTCCGACCCCCCCCAACGTCATCGGCGGTAACGCTCACGCTGAGGGACGGGGCTCCGAAGACGTACGAGGAGATCCTGGCGGAGGCGAGACGGGACAAGACCCTCCAGAAATGCGGACTGGAGTACGTCCGAACGAGAAAGGCGGCGACCGGGGCCATGGTGATCAATATCCCGGACGACGCCGGCATGAGCAAGGCCACGCAGTTGGCGTCGCGATTAGCCGGGGTATTGGACCCCTCCACCGTCAGAGTATCAGTCCCGGTACCGACGGCCGAGATCAAATTGGTGGGGGTCGACATATCCCTGAACGAGGAAGAACTGCTGGAGGAGCTGTCCAAGGCGGCGGACTGCCAGCCCCGCGACGTCAGAGCATGGAGCGCGGGAACATCTAGAAGCGGCATGGGGATATTCTACGCCAAGTGCCCCGTGGCCGGAGCCCGTAAACTGGCTCAAGCGGGGAGGGTCACACTGGGGTGGACCAGGGCAAAGGTGATCGCACTCCCCAGGAGACCGCTCCAGTGTTTCCGATGCCTGGAGGTGGGCCACATGGCGGCGATGTGCGTCTCCCCGGTGAGAAGAACCCACCTGTGTTTCCGGTGCGGAGAAGAGGGGCACAGGGCGAGGAACTGCACGGCCGCATCGCCGAGATGCCCCATCTGCGAGGCAAAAGGAGCCCCGTCAAAACACAGGATGGGAAGCGCGGCGTGCAAACCACCGGAGGTAGGACCACCCGGAAGGAGAAGGGCGCGGAGAACGGCGATGGCCAAGGCAGCAGAGGCCACGGCGACAACCACGAGCAAGGGCGTCACCGGAGCCGCGGAGCAGGCCAGCCTGTCGGGCAACCCACCAGTCGGAGGGAAGGATAGCACCATCGGA TGCAACTTGGGCAGAGCCGGAAGGGCCCAGGACCTGCTCTACCAGTCCATCCGGGAGAGCGGGACCGAcgtggcggtggtggcggaGCCGTACAACATCCCCGCATCCCCCCAATGGGCGGGAGATCTAAGCGGATGGGTCGCCATCACTTGGCCGTGTACCTCGGGAGTCTCCGGGCGAGTCGCGGAAAGAGGCAACGGGTTCGTGGCGGTCGAATGGACGGACCTCGTGGTGGTGGGGGTATACATCTCTCCCAACTGCGACATCCGGGCGTTCGAGGACCAACTGGACGAGATGGGAGAGTGCGTAAGGAGGCTTCTCCCCCGACAGGTGCTCGTACTGGGGGACTTCAACGCCCACTCCACGACGTGGGGCAACGACAGAACCACCACGAGAGGCAGAGAGCTGGCGGACTGGGCCGCGGGTCTCGGTCTCGTGCTGGTCAACAGAGGCTCGGAGTCCACATACGTGGGGCGGAGAGGAGCGTCGGTCATAGATCTGACGTGGGCGACGCAGAGGCTCCACCCCAGAATAAGGAACTGGCGGGTGGCCGTAGAGATGGAAACGCTAGCGGACCACCTCTACGTGCTAATGGACATCGAACCCGCCAAGAGAAGCACGAGCGgcgacaacaacaacaacgtcGAGGGAAGGACATCGAGCCGCCCGGGGCTGCCCCCTCCTCGCCGATGGAAACTGAAGGAGAGGGACGGGGACATGCTTCGGGCAACGGCCACCGTAGCGGCTTGGTGCTGGGACGCGAAGAGGAACAAGAACCGAGGCAACGTGGACGGGGAGGCGCAGGAATTGGGAGAATGGATGAGGAGAGCCTGCGACGCCTCCATGCCGCGAACCAGCGCCGGGTCTAGGCGCGACAACAGCAGCGTCTACTGGTGGTCGCGGGAGATCGCGGACCTGCGAAACGACTGCCACAGAGCCCGCAGGCTGCTCGCCAGGGCGAGAAGAAGAGGGCGGAACCGCAACGAAGAGGAGATCCTCGAGAGGTACAGGGCCCACAGAGAGGCCAGAATGGCCCTGCAAAGGGCCATAAAGGAAGCGAAAGAGGCGTCGTGGAAACGGCTGTTGGAATCCGTGGAATCCGATCCATGGGGAAGACCGTACAAGACGGTGCTGAGGAAACTCAGGCCGGCGGCTCCCCCGATAACCGAGAACATGGATCGGGAACTACTAGCACGGGTGATCGACACGCTGTTCCCACGaccggaagaagaaggaggcgaagaggaggaagactcCCCGAGGCGCCAGGAGGATACGGAACAGGCCCCTCCAGAGGAGAGGGGATGCACTCGGAGCGGCGGCGGCGGACCGGCGATGGTTCAACCCGGAGCGCACATAACGAGGGAGGAACTGGAAGCAGCCACCAAGAAGATGGCTGCCAAGGACGTGGCGCCGGGGCCGGACGGAATCCCCGGGCGGGTGTGGGCGGAGACCATGGACATCATGGCCCCCCGCCTGCTGCATCTGTACAACAGGTGCCTGAGGGAAGGCGCATACCCCCGGGCGTGGAAGGTGGCGAGGCTGGTGCTGCTGAGGAAGGAGGGTCGACCGCCGGAGTCCCCATCGGCGTACAGGCCGATATGCCTCCTGGACGAGGTGGGCAAGCTCTTCGAGAGAGTAATCGCCTCCCGTCTGGGGGCGCACATGGAGTCCAGGGTACCAGGCTGGCACGACAACCAGTTCGGGTTCCGTCGCGGGAGGTCCACCATCGACGCGATCCGCAGATTGAGAGAGGGGGTGGAGAGAGTGGTGGCTCGAGAAGGGATCGCGATAGCGGTCTCCCTGGACATCACCAACGCCTTCAACTCGATCCCGTGGAGCAAGATCAGAGAGGCCCTGCGATTCTTCGAGGTTCCGGGGTACCTCCGGAGGATAATCGGGGCATACCTCCGGGAGAGGTGGATAACGTACAGATCCACGGagggagaggagagaagagcgGTGGAGCGCGGAGTGCCGCAGGGCTCGGTCCTGGGACCGATGCTGTGGATAACCGCCTACGACTACGTGCTCCGCACCCCGATGCCCGGAAGCACGGGACTGATTTGCTACGCGGACGACACCCTGGTCGTGGCAGGAGGGCGCTGGTGGTACGAGACGGCGGAGGCTGCCACGGAGGCCACCCGGCGAGCGGCGAGGGCCATCGGAGAACTGGGGCTGAAGGTCGCTCCGGCCAAGACGGAGGCGCTCGGGTTCTACGACGGAAGACGCAGAGGACCGCCCCCGGATGGACTGACGATCGACGTGGACGGGGTAGGGGTCCGGGTGGGGAGCCAACTGAGGTACCTGGGCCTCATCATCGACGACCAATGGTCGTTCGAGCCCCACTTCGAGAGCCTCGCCCCAAAGGTGGCGGCAGCGGCCAACGCCCTATGCGGCATCCTCCCGAACATCGGAGGCGCCGGGAGAGCGGTGCGCAGGCTGTACGACGGGGTGGTCAGAGCCCGAGCGATGTACGGTGCGCCCATCTGGGCGAGGGATCTGGCCGCGAGCAGGCGAAGTCAGACACTCCTGCGGGCGGTTCAACGCACCACCGCTCTGAGGATAGCGAGAGGGTACAGGACGGTGTCGCACGCGTCCGCGACCGTCCTGGCGGCATCCCCTCCATACGCGTTGCAAGCCCTGGCCCTTCAAAAGGTGTACGGAGCCACGAGAGTCAGGGACGGGGATCGAGACGAAGACCCTCTGCAGGTGAGGAAGGAGATAGAAGAGGAGACATGGGAGAGATGGCGGCTCCTACTGGAGAAGGAGGCGAGGAAGACGTCCCACCGCGCGGTAGACGCGGTCCTGCCCGTCTGGGACAGGTGGAAGGAAGCGCGGGGCGTTCCGCTGACCTACAGGCTGACCCAGGTGCTCACCGGGCACGGAGTGTTCGGGGAGTTCCTGAAGAAGATTCGGAAGGAGGTGACCAACATCTGTCACCACTGCGGGGAGGCGGAGGACAACGCCCCAGCACACTCTGCAGCACTGCCCCGCGTGGGCCATGCAGAGACACACCCTGACG